Proteins from a genomic interval of Nocardia sp. BMG51109:
- a CDS encoding glycosyltransferase, with protein sequence MHAVSVVVPVYRGEQTVAGLVAELNELTRPTTTPGGATFTVAEIVLVHDHGPDRSDVVLKQLNQDYERVRVVWLSRNFGQDAATIAGMAAARGEWIVTMDEDGQHDPGYIGSFIDTALAQRADLVYSKPTNTRPHGFLRNLTSRGAKLVLATLFAFPDSTRFESYRLIRGDIGRRLAEVASNGVYLDVALTWVVGDAAQAPVVLRSEGREESGYNYRRLFSLFWKMVLCSGTRGLRLVSLLGVTLALAGLVVAVIVVSRAIFGDNDDPEGWASTIVVLLLVSGATLFSLGLIAEYLGVALHVLVGKPLYLTVHSPTPRPGAEPAEHAEITGHAGIAEHPAPALSTTTAVSTTALSTTAAIGGNGTGEH encoded by the coding sequence GTGCACGCGGTGTCGGTCGTCGTGCCGGTGTACCGGGGCGAACAGACCGTCGCCGGGCTGGTCGCCGAGCTGAACGAGCTGACCCGGCCCACCACCACGCCCGGCGGCGCCACCTTCACCGTCGCGGAGATCGTGCTGGTGCACGACCACGGCCCGGACCGGTCCGACGTGGTGCTGAAGCAGCTGAACCAGGACTACGAGCGGGTCCGCGTGGTCTGGCTGAGCCGCAACTTCGGCCAGGACGCCGCCACCATCGCCGGCATGGCTGCCGCGCGCGGCGAGTGGATCGTCACGATGGACGAGGACGGGCAGCACGATCCGGGATATATCGGCTCGTTCATCGATACCGCGCTCGCGCAGCGTGCCGATCTGGTCTATTCCAAGCCGACCAACACCCGGCCGCACGGATTCCTGCGCAACCTCACCTCGCGCGGGGCCAAACTGGTGCTCGCCACGCTGTTCGCCTTCCCCGACTCGACCCGGTTCGAAAGCTACCGGCTGATCCGCGGCGATATCGGGCGCCGGCTCGCCGAGGTCGCCTCCAACGGCGTGTACCTGGACGTGGCGCTGACCTGGGTGGTCGGCGACGCCGCGCAGGCGCCCGTGGTGCTGCGCTCGGAGGGGCGCGAGGAATCCGGCTACAACTATCGGCGGCTGTTCTCGCTGTTCTGGAAGATGGTGCTGTGCAGCGGAACTCGCGGCCTGCGGCTGGTGAGCCTGCTGGGTGTCACGCTGGCGCTGGCGGGCCTGGTGGTCGCGGTGATCGTCGTGTCCAGGGCGATCTTCGGGGACAACGACGACCCGGAGGGCTGGGCCTCGACCATCGTCGTGCTGCTGCTGGTCTCGGGCGCGACGTTGTTCTCGCTCGGGCTGATCGCCGAATACCTGGGCGTGGCCCTGCACGTCCTGGTGGGCAAACCGCTGTATCTGACGGTACATTCGCCTACGCCGCGGCCGGGCGCCGAACCCGCGGAGCATGCCGAGATCACCGGGCATGCCGGGATCGCCGAACATCCGGCTCCGGCCCTGTCCACGACGACGGCTGTGTCCACGACGGCCCTGTCCACGACCGCAGCGATCGGGGGAAACGGCACCGGTGAGCACTGA
- a CDS encoding GtrA family protein translates to MSNPRPRERRQAGTIPGSAAVRSTDGRSARPETGGAGFAGIGHRDRIDVRDTFSAVPDPSELPVGSAPDDSDPVRSRAYPGTEAATTSGPGGTVPAAADRATGQVASAAGAEPDRGPGGPEPGGTSGDTLTDAPAPGLLLRLIRRQEIAFAAVGGANTLLGMVMTVLWLKILPDNWPPATAVALAYCVSILFAFGAHRTLVFRVRGHVLRDFVRFVLVNSGGMLLNMAGVQLAVGVVHLPETPATVAVMGVVAVASFFGHRHFSFRRAPRRAPAAGR, encoded by the coding sequence ATGAGCAACCCCCGTCCGCGGGAACGCCGGCAGGCGGGCACGATCCCGGGATCGGCCGCGGTGCGCTCGACGGACGGCCGGAGCGCGCGGCCGGAGACCGGCGGTGCCGGTTTCGCGGGCATCGGTCATCGGGACCGCATCGACGTCAGGGACACGTTCTCGGCCGTCCCGGACCCGTCCGAATTGCCGGTCGGCTCCGCACCGGACGACTCGGATCCGGTTCGGTCGCGGGCATATCCGGGTACCGAGGCCGCGACAACGTCCGGGCCCGGCGGCACGGTGCCCGCGGCCGCGGATCGTGCCACCGGGCAGGTGGCCTCCGCGGCCGGTGCGGAGCCGGACCGCGGGCCCGGCGGCCCGGAACCGGGTGGCACGTCCGGCGATACGCTCACCGACGCGCCCGCTCCCGGACTGCTGCTGCGCCTGATCCGGCGGCAGGAGATCGCCTTCGCCGCCGTGGGCGGCGCCAACACGCTGCTGGGCATGGTGATGACCGTGCTGTGGCTGAAGATCCTGCCCGACAACTGGCCACCCGCGACGGCGGTGGCGCTGGCCTACTGCGTCAGCATCCTGTTCGCGTTCGGCGCGCACCGGACGCTGGTCTTCCGGGTGCGCGGGCACGTGCTGCGCGACTTCGTCCGGTTCGTGCTGGTGAATTCCGGTGGGATGCTGCTGAACATGGCCGGGGTGCAGCTGGCGGTCGGCGTCGTGCATCTGCCCGAGACGCCCGCGACCGTCGCGGTGATGGGTGTGGTGGCGGTGGCCAGCTTCTTCGGCCACCGCCACTTCTCGTTCCGCCGGGCACCGCGCCGCGCACCGGCGGCGGGACGGTAG
- a CDS encoding Trm112 family protein, whose amino-acid sequence MPEETLDPTLLSLLACPQDKGPLSLVRDRDGNSVLYNPRLRRAYPIDDGIPVLLIDEAREVSAEEHEAFSAQS is encoded by the coding sequence ATGCCGGAGGAAACCTTGGATCCCACGCTGCTGAGCCTGCTCGCCTGCCCGCAGGACAAGGGTCCGCTGTCGCTGGTCCGCGATCGGGACGGCAACAGCGTGCTGTACAACCCCCGCCTGCGCCGCGCCTATCCGATCGATGACGGAATCCCGGTGCTGCTCATCGACGAGGCACGCGAGGTGAGCGCCGAGGAGCACGAGGCGTTCTCGGCGCAGAGCTGA
- a CDS encoding TetR family transcriptional regulator — MSGGGDGDGGLGGDDPDATGNGRSGRRPGQSGTREAILDAARARFAEVGFDKASIRSIAGQAGVDSALVHHYFGTKQQLLTAALDLPLDPAPLRERIAAAPTERLGETLVRTVLGLWDSPIGVHAVAAFRSVTSGGNDPALARTFLLDVVLKDVRERVDTPPGSGVTRVLLTASQMIGLLVTRTVVGVEPLASMSPDELAPLVGPNIQRYLTGDLELPAIPGE, encoded by the coding sequence GTGAGCGGAGGCGGTGACGGCGACGGCGGCCTAGGCGGTGACGACCCGGACGCGACCGGGAACGGCCGCAGCGGCCGCCGGCCCGGGCAGTCCGGGACCCGGGAGGCGATCCTGGACGCCGCCCGCGCACGGTTCGCGGAGGTCGGATTCGACAAGGCGTCGATCCGTTCCATCGCGGGACAGGCGGGCGTCGATTCCGCCCTGGTGCACCACTACTTCGGCACCAAGCAGCAATTGCTCACCGCCGCACTGGATCTCCCGCTCGACCCCGCGCCGCTCCGCGAGCGCATCGCCGCGGCCCCGACCGAGCGGCTCGGCGAGACATTGGTGCGCACCGTGCTGGGTCTCTGGGATTCGCCGATCGGCGTGCACGCCGTGGCGGCCTTCCGCAGCGTGACATCCGGCGGCAACGATCCGGCGCTCGCCCGGACGTTCCTGCTGGACGTGGTGCTGAAGGATGTGCGGGAGCGGGTCGATACGCCGCCGGGTTCGGGCGTCACCCGGGTGCTGCTGACCGCGTCGCAGATGATCGGGCTGCTGGTGACGCGCACGGTGGTCGGCGTGGAACCGCTGGCCTCGATGAGTCCGGACGAGCTGGCACCCCTCGTCGGGCCGAACATCCAGCGGTATCTCACCGGCGACCTCGAGCTCCCGGCGATACCGGGCGAGTGA
- a CDS encoding ABC transporter permease translates to MTTAVHVSTRPLRCYTATTLRILRQLRTDHRTVAMLLLVPTLLIALLYFVYHDSPTMPGAPRLFDRVGISMLGILPFIVMFLITAIAMQRERTSGTLERLMTTPLSKLDLLAGYGTAFSSAAAAQAGLACLVAFGLLGLRSEGSVWLVLLIAVVDAVLGVALGLLASAFARTEFQAVQFMPLVVGPQFFLCGLLVPRGQLPDWLEVISNVLPLSYAVDALQQVSRYPGVTGQMWRDLGIVAVFAAVALGLGAATLRRRTA, encoded by the coding sequence ATGACGACCGCGGTGCACGTATCCACCCGCCCGCTGCGCTGCTACACCGCCACCACGCTGCGCATCCTGCGCCAGCTGCGCACCGACCATCGCACGGTGGCGATGCTGCTGCTGGTGCCGACGCTGCTGATCGCCTTGCTGTACTTCGTGTATCACGACAGCCCGACGATGCCCGGCGCACCGCGGCTGTTCGACCGGGTCGGCATCAGCATGCTCGGCATCCTGCCGTTCATCGTCATGTTCCTGATCACCGCCATCGCCATGCAGCGCGAGCGCACCTCGGGAACGCTGGAGCGGCTGATGACGACGCCGCTGTCGAAGCTCGACCTGCTCGCCGGCTACGGCACCGCCTTCTCCTCCGCGGCCGCGGCACAGGCCGGCCTGGCCTGCCTGGTCGCCTTCGGGCTACTCGGGTTGCGGTCGGAGGGCAGCGTATGGCTGGTATTGCTGATCGCGGTGGTCGACGCGGTCCTCGGGGTCGCGCTCGGGCTGCTGGCCAGCGCCTTCGCGCGCACCGAATTCCAGGCCGTACAGTTCATGCCGCTGGTCGTCGGGCCGCAGTTCTTCCTGTGCGGGCTGCTGGTGCCGCGCGGCCAGCTGCCCGACTGGCTGGAGGTGATCAGCAACGTGCTGCCGTTGAGTTACGCGGTCGACGCGCTACAGCAGGTGTCGCGATATCCCGGTGTCACCGGCCAGATGTGGCGCGATCTGGGGATCGTGGCCGTATTCGCCGCCGTCGCACTGGGTCTGGGCGCGGCGACGCTACGAAGGCGGACGGCGTGA